The Geobacter sp. AOG2 genome includes a window with the following:
- a CDS encoding RMD1 family protein has translation MDTYSFNAFAFGGELDLNRLATVLGMSRRYRWEESMKLNPVTFALAVENDVEAVHLFYFGCAVFLNCSGAIIARFLDGIKQHVEVVKIPPQLTFREEYQLEIDATREAAITNDYAVMQNYNQAFIDIICFVIAKSVALERIEERVDTVFDEVEVLISNLGKGTLELPDRDMARLASSILGFKFTSIAHIMVLDKPDITWDDPEADRLYLTMARLFELNQRYQEIKHKSETLLDMTDVFSNLSHARRAARLEWIIIILIAIEIILYIFEIMRRH, from the coding sequence ATGGATACCTACTCATTCAATGCCTTTGCCTTCGGAGGCGAGCTCGACCTGAATCGCCTGGCCACCGTACTCGGTATGTCCCGCAGATACCGGTGGGAAGAGTCGATGAAGCTCAATCCGGTGACCTTCGCCCTTGCTGTGGAAAACGACGTCGAGGCGGTTCATCTTTTCTACTTCGGATGCGCAGTATTTCTCAACTGTTCGGGCGCCATCATCGCCCGCTTTCTGGATGGCATCAAACAGCATGTAGAGGTCGTGAAAATTCCCCCCCAACTTACTTTCCGGGAAGAATACCAGCTTGAGATTGATGCCACCCGCGAAGCGGCCATCACCAACGACTATGCCGTCATGCAGAACTATAATCAGGCGTTTATCGACATCATCTGTTTTGTGATCGCCAAGTCGGTTGCTCTGGAACGGATTGAAGAGCGGGTCGATACGGTCTTCGATGAGGTGGAAGTGCTGATCTCCAACCTGGGGAAAGGCACCCTGGAACTCCCCGACCGCGACATGGCGCGGCTGGCATCGTCCATCCTGGGCTTCAAATTTACGTCGATTGCCCACATCATGGTGTTGGATAAGCCGGACATCACCTGGGACGACCCGGAGGCCGACCGTCTCTACCTTACCATGGCACGCTTGTTCGAACTGAACCAGCGCTATCAGGAGATCAAGCACAAGTCGGAGACGCTGCTCGACATGACCGACGTCTTCTCCAACCTTTCCCATGCCCGCCGCGCCGCCCGCCTGGAATGGATCATCATCATCCTGATCGCCATCGAGATCATCCTCTATATCTTCGAGATCATGCGACGCCACTAG
- a CDS encoding DUF3300 domain-containing protein yields the protein MKPFLITLPAVFLVLGLVAGRAARAEGDQYVPSDGMEQVNDAPFTAEELDDLLAPIALYPDPLLAQILPAATFADQIDLAARYVRQYGQAARIDDQPWDVSVKAVAHYPDVLSMMDQKYDWTVSLGQAYINQQQDVMDAIQRLRAEAEARGNLASTPEQQVVNEGGFISIDPVAPDVIYVPLYDPQVVYVETGYGFITFGPGFIIGTWLNRDCDWHGHRIYYHGWRGNGWIGRSRSHVHIRNSVYIDNRYRTITTNRKTLQHDTTRYREEIRRNVRLRPELPGRPAAPAKGGGQRPPTMTGSGAPVRPAPGVGGQRTPATGNRQPAPSPVTNVYRGRDVQRSQPASQTGYGGYGSNRDAASYRQRGQSSRGTMQQFTRPAPAQRPAVSRPTPAPRSVSRPAPAQRQPPSAPRPAPSAEGGRQQR from the coding sequence ATGAAACCATTTTTGATCACTCTGCCTGCGGTGTTCCTTGTCCTGGGGCTGGTAGCAGGCCGTGCGGCGCGCGCCGAAGGCGACCAGTATGTTCCGTCCGACGGGATGGAACAGGTGAATGACGCCCCTTTTACAGCTGAGGAGTTGGACGATCTGCTCGCCCCCATCGCCCTCTACCCTGATCCGCTGCTCGCCCAGATACTGCCTGCGGCCACCTTTGCCGACCAGATAGACCTGGCGGCCCGGTATGTCAGGCAGTACGGGCAAGCGGCCCGGATCGACGACCAGCCGTGGGACGTGAGCGTTAAGGCGGTGGCCCATTATCCCGACGTGCTCTCCATGATGGATCAAAAGTATGATTGGACCGTATCCCTTGGACAGGCCTACATCAACCAGCAGCAGGACGTGATGGACGCGATCCAGCGCCTGCGCGCCGAAGCGGAGGCCAGGGGAAATCTTGCATCCACCCCTGAACAGCAGGTGGTGAACGAAGGAGGGTTCATCAGCATCGACCCGGTGGCGCCCGATGTGATCTATGTCCCCTTGTACGATCCCCAGGTGGTATACGTCGAAACGGGGTACGGGTTCATTACTTTCGGTCCCGGATTCATCATCGGAACCTGGCTGAACCGTGATTGCGACTGGCACGGGCACCGGATCTATTACCACGGTTGGCGGGGCAATGGGTGGATCGGCCGGAGTCGCTCTCATGTCCATATCCGGAACAGCGTCTACATCGACAACCGTTACCGGACGATCACTACCAACAGAAAGACACTGCAACACGACACCACGCGCTACCGCGAGGAGATCCGCCGCAACGTGCGGCTTCGTCCCGAACTTCCGGGCCGTCCGGCAGCCCCGGCCAAGGGCGGCGGGCAGCGTCCTCCGACCATGACCGGCAGCGGAGCCCCTGTGCGGCCAGCCCCCGGGGTGGGTGGCCAGCGTACCCCGGCCACGGGCAACCGTCAGCCGGCACCCTCCCCGGTCACTAACGTCTACCGGGGTAGGGACGTCCAGAGATCGCAACCGGCGTCCCAGACCGGCTACGGCGGCTACGGCAGCAACAGGGACGCGGCTTCCTACCGTCAGCGCGGGCAGAGCAGCAGGGGAACCATGCAACAATTCACCCGCCCGGCCCCAGCCCAGCGCCCGGCGGTTTCACGCCCAACGCCTGCCCCGAGGTCGGTTTCACGTCCGGCGCCAGCCCAACGCCAGCCCCCTTCTGCCCCCCGTCCGGCGCCGTCCGCCGAAGGAGGACGGCAGCAGCGTTAG